The Streptomyces sp. NBC_01353 genome contains a region encoding:
- a CDS encoding histidine phosphatase family protein, with translation MPPRILLARHGQTEWSLLGRHTGRTDIPLLDEGRRGAKLLGERLHRAPWNGLPDLEIRTSPLARARETCELAGFGERAQEWDALMEWDYGAYEGLTPPQIQALQPGWLLWRDAVPEGESLAQVAARADEVVEWARSADRDVLVFAHGHILRTIAARWLGEEVSFGARIGLDPTSLSVLGWMYGEPALARWNDTGHLE, from the coding sequence ATGCCACCGCGCATCCTGCTCGCCCGGCACGGTCAGACCGAATGGTCGCTGCTCGGCCGCCACACCGGCAGGACGGACATCCCGCTGCTCGACGAGGGTCGGCGCGGCGCCAAGCTGCTCGGCGAGCGGCTGCACCGGGCGCCGTGGAACGGGCTGCCGGACCTGGAGATCCGCACCAGCCCGTTGGCACGCGCGCGTGAGACCTGCGAGCTCGCCGGCTTCGGCGAGCGGGCGCAGGAGTGGGACGCGCTGATGGAGTGGGACTACGGGGCGTACGAGGGGCTGACCCCGCCCCAGATCCAGGCGCTTCAGCCCGGCTGGCTGTTGTGGCGCGACGCCGTGCCGGAGGGGGAGAGCCTGGCGCAGGTCGCGGCGCGGGCCGACGAGGTCGTGGAGTGGGCGCGCTCGGCGGACCGGGACGTGCTGGTCTTCGCGCACGGCCACATCCTGCGGACGATCGCGGCGCGTTGGCTGGGCGAGGAGGTCTCCTTCGGCGCCCGCATCGGCCTCGACCCGACGAGCCTGTCGGTGCTGGGCTGGATGTACGGCGAGCCGGCCCTCGCACGCTGGAACGACACGGGGCACCTGGAGTAG
- a CDS encoding response regulator transcription factor: MASVLVVEDDQFVRSALIRHLTEASHTVRSVGTALEALREVAHFRFDVVILDLGLPDLDGSEALKMLRGITDVPVIIATARDDETEIVRLLNDGADDYLTKPFSVEHLSARMAAVLRRSRAAAGEAPPSRVIQVGGLSIDPLRRQAELDGTGLDLTRREFDLLAFLAGRPGVVVPRKELLAEVWQQSYGDDQTIDVHLSWLRRKLGETAARPRYLHTLRGVGVKLEPPREPQP; this comes from the coding sequence ATGGCAAGTGTGCTCGTGGTCGAGGACGACCAGTTCGTGCGCTCGGCCCTCATCCGGCATCTGACCGAGGCCTCCCACACCGTACGGAGCGTCGGCACGGCCCTGGAGGCGCTGCGCGAGGTCGCCCATTTCCGTTTCGACGTGGTCATCCTGGACCTCGGACTGCCCGATCTGGACGGGTCCGAGGCGCTGAAGATGCTGCGCGGCATCACCGACGTACCGGTGATCATCGCGACCGCGCGGGACGACGAGACGGAGATCGTCCGGCTCCTCAACGACGGCGCGGACGACTACCTCACCAAGCCCTTCTCCGTGGAACACCTGTCGGCGCGGATGGCCGCCGTGCTGCGCCGCTCGCGGGCCGCGGCGGGCGAGGCGCCTCCGTCGCGGGTGATCCAGGTCGGCGGTCTGTCGATCGACCCCCTGCGGCGGCAGGCGGAGCTCGACGGGACCGGGCTCGACCTGACCCGCCGGGAGTTCGACCTGCTGGCCTTCCTCGCCGGGCGACCGGGGGTGGTCGTGCCGCGCAAGGAGCTGCTCGCCGAGGTGTGGCAGCAGTCCTACGGGGACGATCAGACCATCGACGTGCATTTGTCATGGCTGCGGCGGAAGTTGGGTGAAACGGCCGCCCGCCCCCGCTATCTGCACACCTTGCGCGGGGTGGGCGTGAAGCTGGAGCCGCCGCGGGAGCCGCAGCCGTGA
- a CDS encoding cellulose binding domain-containing protein: protein MGTSSHRRRASGRTKIIGAVVAAAVIGGAAFALTGTAQAAAVGAAYTRTSTWTGGYTGQYVVTNQTSSVQSGGWTLEFDLPAGTTIGSLWNGEHTVSGQHVTVKPASWNKELAPGQSVTVGFVTSASGEAGDPANCLINKATCSVGGATPTPSGRPTEQPTATVAPTASATPTATATATPSQTATTAPTPTPTPTSTGTPGAVAKYAPYIDTSLYPSYDMLATADATGVKEFNLAFITSGGSCAPLWGGVTDLASDKVASQIGALRAKGGDVRVSFGGAAGHELALNCSTSADLAAAYGKVVDQYKLTKVDFDIEGAALPDTAANTRRSQAIAQLQKSHPGLNVSFTLPVMPEGLTQPGVDLLADAKRNGVRIDAVNIMAMDYGPAYSGDMGQYAIQAATATQAQIKGVLGLSDAAAWKAVAVTPMIGVNDVTTEIFKVDDATQLVDFAKSKGIGWLSMWSSTRDKQCAAGAVNHADATCSSILQQPLAFTKAFAAYK, encoded by the coding sequence ATGGGCACCAGTTCGCACCGGCGCAGGGCGAGCGGCAGAACCAAGATCATCGGCGCGGTCGTCGCCGCGGCGGTGATCGGGGGCGCCGCGTTCGCGCTCACGGGCACCGCCCAGGCCGCGGCCGTCGGCGCCGCGTACACCAGGACCAGCACCTGGACCGGCGGCTACACCGGCCAGTACGTGGTGACCAACCAGACCTCCAGCGTCCAGTCGGGGGGCTGGACGCTGGAGTTCGACCTGCCGGCCGGCACGACGATCGGCTCCCTGTGGAACGGTGAGCACACCGTCTCGGGGCAGCACGTCACCGTGAAGCCCGCGAGTTGGAACAAGGAGCTCGCCCCCGGCCAGTCCGTCACCGTCGGCTTCGTGACCTCGGCCTCCGGCGAGGCCGGCGACCCCGCCAACTGCCTGATCAACAAGGCCACCTGCTCCGTCGGCGGCGCCACCCCGACGCCCAGCGGCCGGCCCACCGAGCAGCCCACCGCCACCGTGGCCCCGACCGCCTCGGCGACCCCCACCGCCACCGCGACGGCCACACCGAGCCAGACCGCCACGACAGCCCCGACGCCCACGCCGACGCCGACCTCCACCGGCACCCCGGGCGCCGTCGCGAAGTACGCGCCCTACATCGACACCTCCCTCTACCCGTCGTACGACATGCTCGCGACCGCCGATGCCACCGGTGTGAAGGAGTTCAACCTCGCCTTCATCACCTCCGGCGGCTCCTGCGCCCCGCTGTGGGGCGGTGTCACCGACCTCGCAAGCGACAAGGTGGCCTCCCAGATAGGCGCCCTGCGGGCCAAGGGCGGTGACGTCCGGGTCTCCTTCGGCGGCGCCGCCGGCCACGAACTGGCCCTCAACTGCTCCACCTCCGCCGACCTCGCGGCCGCCTACGGCAAGGTCGTCGACCAGTACAAGCTCACCAAGGTCGACTTCGACATCGAGGGGGCGGCCCTGCCGGACACCGCCGCGAACACCCGGCGCTCCCAGGCCATCGCCCAGCTCCAGAAGTCCCACCCCGGCCTGAACGTCTCCTTCACCCTGCCGGTCATGCCCGAGGGCCTGACCCAGCCCGGCGTGGACCTTCTCGCCGACGCCAAGAGGAACGGTGTCCGCATCGACGCCGTCAACATCATGGCGATGGACTACGGACCGGCCTACAGCGGAGACATGGGCCAATACGCGATCCAGGCCGCGACCGCGACCCAGGCCCAGATCAAGGGTGTCCTCGGGCTGAGCGACGCGGCCGCCTGGAAGGCCGTCGCCGTCACCCCGATGATCGGCGTCAACGACGTCACGACCGAGATCTTCAAGGTCGACGACGCCACCCAGCTGGTCGACTTCGCGAAGTCCAAGGGCATCGGCTGGCTGTCGATGTGGTCCTCGACCCGCGACAAGCAGTGCGCGGCCGGCGCGGTCAACCACGCGGACGCCACGTGCTCCTCGATCCTCCAGCAGCCGCTGGCCTTCACCAAGGCGTTCGCCGCCTACAAGTGA
- the orn gene encoding oligoribonuclease, whose translation MNDRMVWIDCEMTGLSLTDDALIEVAALVTDSELNVLGEGVDIVIRPPDAALETMPEIVRQMHTSSGLLDALPGGTTLADAEAQVLAYVREHVKEPGKAPLCGNSVSTDRGFLSRDMPALENHLHYRIVDVSSVKELARRWYPRAYFNSPEKSGNHRALADIRESIAELRYYREAIFVPQPGPDSDTAKRIAARHVLPGE comes from the coding sequence ATGAACGATCGCATGGTGTGGATCGACTGCGAGATGACCGGGCTCTCGCTGACGGACGACGCACTCATCGAGGTGGCCGCACTGGTCACCGACTCGGAACTGAACGTGCTCGGCGAAGGGGTGGACATCGTGATCCGCCCGCCGGACGCGGCGCTGGAGACCATGCCCGAGATCGTGCGCCAGATGCACACGTCCTCCGGCCTCCTCGACGCCCTGCCCGGCGGAACCACCCTCGCCGACGCCGAGGCGCAGGTCCTCGCCTACGTACGCGAGCACGTCAAGGAGCCGGGCAAGGCACCCCTGTGCGGGAACTCGGTCTCCACCGACCGCGGGTTCCTGTCGCGGGACATGCCGGCGCTGGAGAACCACCTGCACTACCGGATCGTCGATGTCTCCTCGGTCAAGGAGCTGGCCCGCCGCTGGTACCCGAGGGCGTACTTCAACAGTCCGGAGAAGAGCGGCAACCACCGCGCGCTGGCCGACATCCGCGAGTCCATCGCGGAGCTGCGCTACTACCGCGAGGCGATCTTCGTCCCGCAGCCCGGACCGGACTCGGACACGGCGAAGCGGATCGCCGCACGCCACGTCCTGCCCGGTGAGTGA
- a CDS encoding fused MFS/spermidine synthase, translated as MGLVARNRTRERAAAAVAVVETVDGGLAELIPDRERPRGWTLLIDGAPQSHVDLDDPAHLSFEYQRRLGHIADLVAPPNRPLQVVHLGGGAFTLARYIAATRPRSTQQIVELDGSLVQLVRRELPLDTAARIRVRSTDARAGLSKVQDGWADLIIADVFSGARTPAHLTSTEFLAEVRRVLKPGGFYAANLADGPPLTHLRGQIATAATVFPELALTADPTVLRGRRFGNAVLLASDRELPVAELTRRVATDPHAGRVEHGRALADFTGGAAPVTDASAKPSPVPPASVFR; from the coding sequence ATGGGGCTCGTGGCCAGGAACAGAACGCGTGAGAGGGCGGCAGCCGCCGTCGCCGTCGTCGAGACCGTCGACGGCGGACTCGCGGAGCTCATACCCGACCGGGAGCGGCCCCGCGGCTGGACGCTGCTGATCGACGGCGCCCCCCAGTCGCACGTGGACCTCGACGACCCGGCCCATCTCTCCTTCGAGTACCAGCGACGCCTCGGCCACATCGCCGACCTCGTCGCCCCGCCGAACCGGCCCCTCCAGGTCGTCCATCTCGGCGGCGGAGCCTTCACGCTGGCCCGCTACATCGCCGCCACCCGGCCCCGCTCCACCCAGCAGATCGTGGAACTCGACGGGTCCCTGGTCCAGCTCGTCCGCCGCGAGCTGCCCCTCGACACGGCAGCCCGCATCCGCGTCCGGTCCACCGACGCCCGCGCCGGGCTCTCCAAGGTCCAGGACGGCTGGGCGGACCTGATCATCGCCGATGTGTTCAGCGGGGCCCGTACGCCCGCGCACCTCACCAGCACCGAGTTCCTCGCCGAGGTCCGCCGTGTGCTGAAGCCCGGCGGGTTCTACGCCGCCAACCTGGCCGACGGGCCCCCGCTGACCCATCTGCGCGGCCAGATCGCGACCGCCGCCACCGTCTTCCCGGAGCTGGCGCTGACGGCCGACCCGACCGTGCTGCGCGGCCGCCGCTTCGGCAACGCCGTGCTGCTCGCCTCCGACCGGGAGCTGCCCGTCGCCGAGCTGACCCGCCGGGTGGCGACGGACCCGCACGCCGGGCGGGTGGAGCACGGCCGGGCGCTCGCCGACTTCACCGGGGGAGCGGCCCCGGTCACCGACGCCAGCGCCAAGCCCTCGCCCGTACCGCCGGCCTCCGTGTTCCGCTGA
- a CDS encoding rhamnogalacturonan lyase, translated as MTVASLTLTTGTASGATARQAERLDRGVVSVHTGSGNLVSWRWLGTDPDSVAFNVYRAGTKVNATPVTASTNYFHAGAPSHADYTVRAVVGGVEQGDSVHAVQFRTGYTDVPLTPPAGGTTPDGVAYTYEANDVSVGDLDGDGALDFALKWQPTNAKDNSQSGYTGNTIVDGIRLDGTRLWRIDLGRNIRSGAHYTQFQVYDYDGDGRAEVAMKTADGTVDGRGTVIGSASADHRNNSGYVLAGPEYLTMFDGLTGAAMGTTGYVPARGTVSSWGDSYGNRVDRFLAGTAYLDGARPSLIVARGYYTRSVIVAWDWRGGQFTRRWTFDSSSSTNTGKGYDGQGSHSLSVGDVDGDGKDEIVYGSMAVDDNGNGLWTTRTGHGDAQHLGDLDPGTAGLEYFKVSESSSQPSELYINPANGSIRWQLGACCDNGRGVAGDIHAGNDGAEVWSASDTSIRDEAGAAKGREPSSANFLSWWDGDTTRELLDGTHIDKYGTSGETRLLTGASVASNNGTKATPALSGDILGDWREEVVWRTADNRALRIYSTPYETSTKITTLLHDTMYRTGLAWQNTAYNQPPHPSFHLGSGMGTTPRPLVTTP; from the coding sequence GTGACCGTCGCCTCACTCACCCTCACCACCGGGACCGCGTCCGGCGCGACCGCGCGGCAGGCCGAGCGGCTCGACCGGGGTGTGGTCAGCGTCCACACCGGGAGCGGCAACCTGGTGAGCTGGCGCTGGCTCGGCACCGACCCGGACAGCGTCGCCTTCAACGTGTACCGGGCCGGTACGAAGGTGAACGCCACCCCCGTCACCGCCTCCACCAACTACTTCCACGCCGGCGCCCCCAGCCACGCCGACTACACCGTCCGCGCCGTCGTCGGCGGTGTGGAGCAGGGCGACTCGGTGCACGCCGTCCAGTTCCGCACCGGCTACACGGACGTGCCGCTCACTCCCCCCGCAGGCGGCACCACCCCGGACGGGGTGGCGTACACCTACGAGGCCAACGACGTGTCCGTCGGCGACCTCGACGGGGACGGCGCGCTGGACTTCGCACTGAAGTGGCAGCCGACCAACGCCAAGGACAACTCGCAGTCCGGCTACACCGGGAACACGATCGTCGACGGCATCCGGCTCGACGGGACGCGCCTGTGGCGGATCGACCTCGGCCGCAACATCCGTTCCGGGGCGCACTACACGCAGTTCCAGGTGTACGACTACGACGGCGACGGCCGGGCCGAGGTCGCCATGAAGACCGCCGACGGGACCGTCGACGGGCGCGGCACGGTCATCGGGAGCGCGTCCGCCGACCATCGCAACAACAGCGGCTACGTCCTGGCCGGACCCGAGTACCTGACCATGTTCGACGGGCTCACGGGCGCCGCGATGGGCACCACGGGCTACGTACCGGCCCGCGGCACCGTCTCCTCCTGGGGCGACAGCTACGGCAACAGGGTCGACCGATTCCTCGCCGGGACCGCGTACCTGGACGGCGCCCGGCCCTCGCTCATCGTGGCGCGGGGCTACTACACCCGGTCCGTGATCGTGGCCTGGGACTGGCGCGGTGGGCAGTTCACCCGACGCTGGACCTTCGACAGCAGTTCCTCCACCAACACCGGCAAGGGGTACGACGGGCAGGGGTCGCACAGTCTCTCCGTCGGTGACGTGGACGGCGACGGCAAGGACGAGATCGTCTACGGGTCGATGGCCGTCGACGACAACGGCAACGGCCTCTGGACGACCAGGACCGGGCACGGCGACGCCCAGCACCTCGGCGACCTCGACCCGGGGACCGCAGGCCTGGAGTACTTCAAGGTCTCCGAGTCGTCGTCCCAGCCCTCCGAGCTGTACATCAACCCGGCGAACGGCAGCATCCGCTGGCAGCTCGGCGCCTGCTGCGACAACGGGCGCGGGGTCGCCGGCGACATCCACGCCGGGAACGACGGCGCCGAAGTGTGGTCGGCTTCCGACACCTCGATACGGGACGAGGCCGGGGCCGCCAAGGGCCGCGAGCCCTCGTCCGCGAACTTCCTGAGCTGGTGGGACGGTGACACCACCCGCGAGCTCCTGGACGGCACCCACATCGACAAGTACGGGACGTCCGGCGAGACCCGGCTGCTCACCGGCGCCTCGGTCGCCTCCAACAACGGTACGAAGGCGACCCCGGCGCTCTCCGGTGACATCCTCGGCGACTGGCGCGAGGAGGTGGTGTGGCGTACGGCGGACAACCGCGCACTGCGGATCTACTCGACCCCGTACGAGACGAGCACGAAGATCACCACGCTGTTGCACGACACCATGTACCGCACGGGTCTCGCCTGGCAGAACACCGCCTACAACCAGCCCCCGCACCCGAGCTTCCATCTGGGCAGCGGCATGGGGACCACACCGCGGCCCCTCGTCACGACGCCGTAG
- a CDS encoding phosphatase PAP2 family protein, producing MRKPRWWAELILIGVVYAAYSCGRLLARGDVQSAVDHGLAILDLEKALHLNAEHPLNRLFTETPALGIPADFAYASLHYVVTPAVLIWLFRRRPGRYRAARTWLMVSTLLGLIGFTLLPTCPPRLLDAHHGFVDTMAQFSSYGWWGAEASAPRGMGAMTNQYAAMPSLHVGWALWCGVMLWRYGRTPLLKALGVAYPLLTTLIVMGTANHYFLDAVAGAAVMGFGLLLTAPALRLADRVRRTVGSAVGREDRPIVSGGWETSAGEQIPGQRSSSTSADDTPAPAR from the coding sequence ATGCGCAAACCACGCTGGTGGGCGGAACTGATACTCATCGGCGTCGTGTACGCCGCGTACTCCTGCGGACGGCTGCTCGCCCGCGGCGATGTGCAGAGCGCCGTCGACCACGGCCTGGCCATCCTCGACCTGGAGAAGGCCCTCCACCTGAACGCCGAGCACCCTCTGAACCGGCTCTTCACCGAGACCCCGGCCCTGGGGATCCCCGCCGACTTCGCGTACGCCTCCCTGCACTATGTCGTCACCCCGGCCGTCCTGATCTGGCTGTTCCGCCGCCGTCCCGGCCGCTACCGGGCCGCCCGCACCTGGCTGATGGTCTCCACCCTCCTCGGCCTGATCGGCTTCACCCTGCTGCCCACCTGCCCGCCCCGGCTCCTCGACGCCCACCACGGCTTCGTCGACACGATGGCGCAGTTCAGCTCGTACGGCTGGTGGGGCGCCGAGGCCAGCGCACCGCGCGGGATGGGCGCGATGACCAACCAGTACGCGGCCATGCCGAGCCTGCACGTCGGCTGGGCGCTGTGGTGCGGGGTGATGCTGTGGCGGTACGGGCGTACGCCACTGCTGAAGGCCCTCGGCGTCGCCTACCCGCTGCTCACCACGCTGATCGTCATGGGCACGGCGAACCACTACTTCCTCGACGCGGTCGCGGGGGCGGCCGTGATGGGGTTCGGACTCCTGCTCACCGCGCCCGCGCTGCGCCTCGCGGACCGCGTCCGCCGCACGGTCGGGAGCGCCGTCGGGCGGGAAGACCGGCCGATTGTCAGTGGTGGATGGGAGACTTCCGCGGGTGAGCAAATCCCTGGGCAGCGGAGCTCCTCGACCTCCGCAGACGACACTCCGGCACCAGCTCGCTGA
- a CDS encoding HAMP domain-containing sensor histidine kinase: MRWALVKVSLAVTAMVVVAFAVPLGLVVKEMASDRAFSNAERRAAGLAPVLAITTDREELDRAVATTEDGAAGRMAVHVPAADEAGGKALEIGTRRADENDLRTTRQLGRATIAEVEGGSVLLQPTALSSGQVAVVELFVPEGEVTNGVATAWLVLAGVGIALIIGSVAVADRLGVRMVRPAQRLAGAAHDLGEGKLGARVPEEGPPELKSAAIAFNSMADQVVQLLANERELAADLSHRLRTPLTVLRLNTASLGSGPAVEQTRAAVEQLEREVDTIIRTAREAKPQTQATGPGAGCDASEVVRERMDFWSALAEDEGRKVRVAGIDRPVRIPVARPELVAALDALLGNVFRHTPEGTAFSVDVHNGDDAVIVLVSDAGPGIADPAAALTRGNSGHRAGSTGLGLDIVRQMAESTGGDVRIGHSVLGGTEVRIWIGLDGRRSGSEVGRRANRVGRRKRSGQGSRRAGDV; this comes from the coding sequence GTGAGATGGGCTCTCGTCAAGGTGTCGCTGGCCGTCACCGCCATGGTCGTCGTCGCCTTCGCCGTACCGCTCGGCCTCGTCGTCAAGGAGATGGCGAGCGACCGGGCCTTCTCCAACGCCGAGCGGCGCGCCGCCGGACTCGCGCCCGTGCTCGCCATCACCACCGACCGCGAGGAGCTCGACCGGGCGGTCGCCACCACCGAGGACGGGGCCGCCGGGCGGATGGCCGTCCATGTCCCCGCCGCCGACGAGGCGGGCGGGAAGGCCCTGGAGATCGGCACCCGCCGGGCCGACGAGAACGATCTGCGGACCACCCGGCAACTGGGGCGGGCCACCATCGCCGAGGTGGAGGGCGGCTCCGTCCTGCTCCAGCCCACGGCGCTCAGCTCCGGACAGGTCGCCGTCGTCGAACTCTTCGTCCCCGAGGGCGAGGTCACCAACGGGGTCGCCACCGCCTGGCTGGTCCTGGCCGGCGTCGGCATCGCCCTGATCATCGGCTCCGTCGCCGTCGCCGACCGGCTCGGCGTCCGGATGGTCCGGCCCGCCCAGCGGCTCGCCGGCGCCGCCCACGACCTGGGCGAGGGCAAGCTCGGCGCGCGCGTCCCCGAAGAGGGCCCGCCGGAGCTCAAGTCGGCGGCGATCGCCTTCAACTCGATGGCCGACCAGGTCGTCCAGCTCCTCGCCAACGAGCGCGAGCTGGCCGCCGACCTCTCCCACCGGCTCCGCACCCCGCTGACCGTGCTCCGGCTCAACACGGCCTCGCTCGGCTCCGGTCCGGCGGTCGAGCAGACCCGGGCCGCGGTCGAGCAGCTGGAGCGCGAGGTCGACACCATCATCCGTACGGCGCGGGAGGCCAAGCCGCAGACCCAGGCCACCGGCCCGGGCGCCGGCTGCGACGCCTCCGAGGTCGTCCGGGAGCGGATGGACTTCTGGTCCGCGCTCGCCGAGGACGAGGGCCGCAAGGTACGCGTGGCGGGCATCGACCGCCCCGTACGCATCCCGGTCGCCCGGCCCGAACTCGTCGCCGCGCTCGACGCGCTGCTCGGCAACGTCTTCCGCCACACCCCCGAGGGGACGGCCTTCTCCGTCGACGTCCACAACGGCGACGACGCCGTCATCGTCCTGGTCTCCGACGCCGGCCCCGGCATCGCCGACCCGGCCGCCGCCCTGACCCGGGGCAACAGCGGCCACCGCGCCGGCTCCACCGGCCTCGGCCTCGACATCGTGCGCCAGATGGCCGAGTCCACGGGTGGCGACGTCCGCATCGGGCACTCGGTGCTCGGCGGCACCGAGGTCCGCATCTGGATCGGCCTGGACGGCCGTCGCTCCGGGAGTGAGGTCGGCCGCCGCGCCAACCGGGTGGGCCGTCGCAAGCGGAGCGGACAGGGCTCCCGGCGGGCCGGGGACGTCTGA
- a CDS encoding tetratricopeptide repeat protein, which translates to MAMSRAVPNLAFRRLRGQHSPAEFAAAVRRAAREIGEQVACDARYIGRVEAGEIRCPNYAYERVFLHMFPGLGLADLGFSAREAVRGRRPAASAGAPPPPAFTTRNDEESDVLRRAFMTSGTATVAAASLGLGGTAAAIPSPRGAHRIGDAEVRAVEEAVRQIRLLDDRHGADGLYKVAAQPLRAAYALLDAGTAARRSTEDRLHAGAGELAISVGWLAHDSGRFDDARSHYAEALATARVSGDAALEAHAFCNTSFLARDAGRYREAVRAAQAGLRAAQPLSSARLLSLLSLREAGAWAGLGDRAACEQSLGRAHTHFARGQADGDPEWMSFFGEPELEALEAQCWSALGDWSRASRHAHRATVLQNPHFARNLALYRAQLASNLAHAGRQDEAAEEARRVVDSLDGVQSSRIRTILTETGRVLATAR; encoded by the coding sequence ATGGCGATGTCACGGGCAGTTCCCAATCTCGCCTTCCGCCGGCTCCGCGGACAGCACTCGCCGGCGGAGTTCGCCGCGGCGGTCCGCCGGGCGGCGCGGGAGATCGGCGAGCAGGTCGCCTGCGACGCCCGCTACATCGGACGCGTGGAGGCGGGCGAGATCCGCTGTCCCAACTACGCGTACGAGCGGGTGTTCCTGCACATGTTCCCCGGTCTCGGCCTGGCGGACCTGGGCTTCTCGGCGCGGGAGGCGGTGCGCGGCCGACGGCCGGCCGCCTCGGCCGGGGCACCGCCCCCACCCGCCTTCACGACCCGGAACGATGAGGAGAGCGACGTGCTGCGTCGCGCATTCATGACGAGCGGCACCGCCACTGTGGCGGCCGCCTCGCTGGGACTCGGCGGCACCGCCGCAGCGATCCCGTCCCCTCGGGGAGCCCACAGGATCGGCGACGCCGAGGTCCGGGCCGTCGAGGAAGCCGTACGACAGATCCGGCTGCTCGACGACCGACACGGCGCCGACGGTCTGTACAAGGTGGCCGCCCAGCCGCTGCGGGCGGCGTACGCGCTGCTCGACGCGGGCACGGCGGCCCGCCGCTCCACCGAGGACCGGCTGCACGCCGGCGCGGGCGAACTCGCCATCTCCGTCGGCTGGCTGGCCCATGACTCCGGCCGCTTCGACGACGCCCGCTCGCACTACGCGGAGGCCCTCGCCACCGCGCGGGTGTCTGGCGATGCGGCCCTGGAGGCGCACGCCTTCTGCAACACGTCGTTCCTGGCCAGGGACGCGGGACGGTACCGGGAAGCGGTCCGGGCGGCCCAGGCGGGCCTGCGGGCGGCGCAGCCGCTCTCCTCCGCCCGGCTGCTCTCCCTCCTCTCCCTACGGGAGGCGGGGGCCTGGGCCGGGCTCGGCGACCGTGCCGCCTGCGAGCAGTCCCTGGGCCGCGCGCACACCCACTTCGCCCGGGGCCAGGCCGACGGCGATCCGGAGTGGATGTCCTTCTTCGGGGAGCCGGAGCTGGAGGCCCTGGAGGCGCAGTGCTGGTCGGCGCTGGGCGACTGGAGCCGCGCGTCCCGCCACGCTCACCGCGCGACGGTCCTCCAGAACCCGCACTTCGCCCGCAACCTCGCCCTCTACCGCGCCCAGCTGGCGAGCAACCTGGCCCACGCGGGGCGCCAGGACGAGGCGGCGGAGGAGGCCCGCCGGGTGGTGGACTCGCTGGACGGCGTCCAGTCCTCCCGTATCCGCACCATCCTGACGGAGACCGGCAGGGTCCTGGCGACAGCCCGCTGA
- a CDS encoding alpha/beta fold hydrolase, with protein MTTSRSLLLTHGSGGGIESNYGPIKGALASGGRRVVGFDLPGTGGAPRATEPLELDALADGLVADADAAGVERFAVSGYSLGTAVAIRTATRHPERVTGLVLTAPFAYADHALRQASLLWRDLADSGQHELVARLLVPLVFSPAMLDPMTPEVVEGVVRLTGESIPEGTPEHADLVARADVREDLARVGVPTLVISTTEDRLVAPALHRSVAAGIPGARLTELATGHAPFAENPAVWGKLITEFLSEVEQA; from the coding sequence ATGACGACTTCTCGCTCGCTCCTGCTCACTCACGGCTCCGGCGGGGGCATCGAGTCCAACTACGGCCCGATCAAGGGGGCGCTGGCCTCCGGCGGGCGGCGCGTCGTCGGCTTCGACCTGCCGGGGACGGGCGGAGCGCCCCGCGCCACGGAGCCGCTCGAACTGGACGCGCTGGCAGACGGGTTGGTGGCGGACGCCGACGCCGCGGGGGTCGAGCGGTTCGCCGTCTCCGGGTACTCCCTGGGGACGGCGGTCGCCATCCGGACCGCGACCCGCCACCCGGAGCGGGTGACGGGCCTGGTGCTGACCGCCCCGTTCGCCTACGCGGACCATGCACTGCGGCAGGCGTCCCTGCTGTGGCGGGACCTCGCGGACAGCGGGCAGCACGAGTTGGTGGCGCGCCTTCTGGTGCCGCTGGTCTTCAGCCCCGCGATGCTCGACCCGATGACACCGGAGGTCGTCGAGGGTGTCGTCCGGCTGACCGGCGAGTCGATCCCGGAGGGTACGCCGGAGCACGCGGACCTGGTGGCACGGGCGGACGTCCGGGAGGACCTGGCCCGGGTGGGTGTGCCGACCCTGGTCATATCGACGACCGAGGACCGACTGGTGGCGCCGGCGCTGCACCGGTCGGTCGCGGCCGGCATCCCTGGCGCGCGGCTGACCGAACTGGCCACGGGACACGCTCCGTTCGCCGAGAACCCGGCGGTGTGGGGGAAGCTGATCACCGAGTTCCTGAGCGAGGTGGAGCAGGCCTGA